gctgggattacaggtgtctgccagcatgcctggctcattttctgtatttttagttgagacggggtttcgtcatgttggtgaggctggtcttgaactcctgacttcagatggtccacccgcctccgcctccctaaagtgctgggattacaggcatgagccaccgtgcctggccagcaagCTTATGTTTTTGAGGTTGACCAATCAGCAAAGCAAATATGTGATTAATGCaaactttattttcagttttaggaCACACAATATTTGCTTTTGTCCACTTGGCCTGGACATCCAAGAAATTGGATTCACCTGTAACACACTGTCTACACCCACATTCACACACTGAACATGGAGAAGAACTGTCACAAGAAGCCTGAACTAAAGACCTGTAACATAACCTGCAATGAACTTGCTAAATCACATAGTTGTGGAGGTTGCTGCTGTTCACACGAAGTGCTATGGATATACCTGCATCACTTACTGGGGATTTCTGACTCATAGTGCAGAACACTTGACACAGGTCTACACAGGCTACCTGGGGTTGTGCATTACTGGGACAGAGTGGGATGACCATTACTCGTTTGATTGTAGCTGGTTTTACTGCTGTAACAGATAAGTGAAGTCTGTGTCAGTGCTCAACTCATAATGTGACTGTTGTGGTTAGGTCTCTTCCCCCTCATGTCTACTATAGGTTCATGTATTATATGACAAGGAACTTAGAATAGAGAGGcagaaatcccagctactcaggaggctgaggcaggagaattgcttgaacccgggaggcagaggttgcagtgagccgagatggcgccattgcactccagccggggcaacagagtgagactccatctcaaaaaaaaggaagaaaggcagagagttattgagttattattattattattattattattattattattgagatggagtttcgctcatttgcccaggctggagtgcaatggtgcaatctccgctcaccacaacccccacctcccaggctcaaacaattctcctgcctcagcctcctgagagccaggattacaggtgcacaccaccacacccagctaattttctatttttagtagagacgggatttcaccatgttggccaggctggtcttgaactcctgacctccagtaattcactcaccttggcctcccaaagtgctgggattacaggtgagagccaccacgcctggccacagaAAGTTCTAGTAGGCAGAATCAACTAAGAACAGCAGAAATGACTGTACTATAGCTAGTGCAATGACAGGGTCAGATGGGGTCCTCTGAAATTAGAAAAGGCTTccttgtggctgggcatggtggctcatgcctgtaatcccagcactttgagaggccgaggtgggcagatcacctgaggttgggagttgaagaccagcctgaccaacatggagaaactctgtctctactaaaaaaaatacaaaattagccgggcgtgttggtgcatgtctgtaatcccagctactctggagtctaaggcaggagaatcacttgaacctgggaggcagaagttgcagtgagctgagatcgcaccattgcactccagcctgggcaacaagagcaaaactccgtctcaaaaaaaaaaaaaaaaaaaagaaaagaaaagaaaaggctttcTTGGATGCTAAGTCTTGAAGGCTAGAAAATCAACTGGTCAACTGTCAGGTTGATGTGGGGAGGAGAATCTGGTgtgcatttattatttatatttcaccaaaaaagacataaactcactggtatgtattttaaaaagaggtcaCAGACTAAGTGCGgtgactcatgcatgtaatcccagtgctttgggtggccaaagcaggaggaccacttgaggccaggagttcaagaccagccagggcaacaaagtgagacactgagttttggtgcatgcctggagtcagttacttgggagactgaagtgggaggatcacttgagcccaggagtttgaggctgcagtgagctatgattgcaccactgcactccagcctggaggacagagtgagactttgtctctaaataaataaagaataaaataaacagaagtcACAGCATAAGCAAACACACTGGCAGAAAATTCCTGGGCATATTTGAAAATTGTCTAGTTTGGTGGAAGTGAAGGGTCCGTAGAGGGAATCAGAGGGAGAGAAGGCTGGAGAGATCAATAGGAGTGAGATTTTGATTGGCTTTGAATACCAATTTAAAGAATATGAATTTAATTTGGTGACAGTGAAGAGTCACTGATGATTTAAGAAGTAAACTAGCATGATCAGTTTTAGATCAAACTGGCTGCAGTGTGGAGGATGGACTGGAGGTAAAATGACAGCAAGGAGGTTATTACAGTAATCCAAGTGAGAAATGGTGGCCTGAACCACAGCATAGACGGGTGGAATAGAAGGGAATGGACTTGGGAGATTCAGtagacagtcttttttttttttttttttttgtttttttgtttttttgtttttttgtttttttgttttttttttttgagacggagtctcactctgtcgcccaggctggagtgcagtgacgcgatctcggctcactgcaagctctgcctcctgggttcacgccattctcctgcctcagcctcctgagtagctaggactacaggcgcccgccaccgcgcccggctaattttttgtatttttagtagagacggggtttcactgtggtctcgatctcctgaccttgtgatccgcccgcctcggcctcccaaagtgctgggattacaggcttgagccaccgcgcccggccttgtagACAGTCTTATAGGATGTGGGGGTAGAGAGGTGAGAGGTAGGAGCCTAGGGTGACTGGCAGGGCTGCAGTTGGCTTTGTTCAGTACAAAAACTCCTAATACCCAGGTCTACTCAATTTGCCAGATAGGTATTTTCACTCTTCCACATACCTGCCATCCACTGAAACAGTGTCTCAAAGAGTTAAAGGTTGATCTGCAACAAATAGCTTTTGTTTTCTCAAAAACCCAGTGTCATAATATTGGCTTCTAGCACATCAGGCATCAAGCCCTTTTACTTGGTAACACCACACCACTAtctccacactttttttttttttttttgagacggagtctcgctctgtcgcccaggctggagtgcagtggccagatctcagctcactgcaagctccgcctcccgggttcctgccattctcctgcctcagcctcccgagtagctgggaccacaggcgccgccacctcgcccggctaattttttgtggttttttttttttttttgacggagtctccctgtgtcgcccaggctggagtgcagtggccggatctcagctcactgcaagctccgcctcccgggtttttacgccattctcctgcctcagcctcccgagtagccgggactacaggcgcccgccacctcgcccggctagtttttcgtattttttagtagagacggggtttcaccgtgttagccaggatggtctcgaactcctgacctcgtgatccgcctgtctcggcctcccaaagtgctgggattacaggcttgagccaccgcgcccggccttgtgtttttttttagtagagacggggtttcgccgtgttagccaggatggtctcgatctcctggccttgtgatccgcccgtctcggcctcccaaagtgctgggattacaggcttgagccaccgcgcccggctatctCCACACTTTTACTCAATCTTTTTCTGATATTTGGGATGTACATAACCCTCCTTCCTTCCAATCTATCTTTTCATATATAGCTTAATTCCATTTTTTCTGGCAAGACCAGTCTCAAGCTAGACCCAACCTACTTCTCCCTCTATATCCTCTCCCAGGTCTGCTGTGAGCCACTCGGTGGAAGGAATGGGAAGTGGGTAGTCTCTTAAGCATCAGGCAGAGGGCTCAAGCTGAGTTGATTTAGCTTTGTAACTTAACTGCTCAGTGCACAGGGCACTGATGTTGGGAAATATAACTGTGTAAATGGGGGTCGGGGTGCGGTGCTGAGATTGCTGTGCCAGGCGAGTGTACAAAGTTTCATTACCCAGTCCAGCACTGATGACTGGAAATATCATGAATTATCCTTCTGTTGGTAGAGGGAACAAACCAGCCAATTGTTTGCCTGTTCATTATCAGGAATGCCGTCCCTCTTCAGCTGACCTAAATCATAGCTATGCAAACCTTCTGGGCTTTGACCTCTCCTAAATCCTTTAGGAAGTTCCAAGGTGACTCTGCCTCACAGGTCCCTTTCTTCTTGTAAATTATATAGGTGACAATCTGAGCCACACACGTTACAGGTCATATGGTGTCTCCTGTTAACCAATCCGGCATTATACTATATGGGGGTAAAAGGACAAACATgggacaactttttttttttttttttttttgagatgagtttcgctggttgctcaggctggagtgcaatggcgcaatctcggctcactgcaacctccgcctcagggGTTacagcgattttcctgcctcggcctccccagtagctgggattacaggcatgcaccaatatgcccggctaattttgtatttttagcagagatggggtttcaccatgttggccagactggtctcgaactcctcacctcaggtgatccgcctgcctctgcttcccaaagtgctgggattacaggtgtgagccaccacgcccggcctcgaCCACTATCTTTTTAACCCAAGCCCCCACTGAAACCCTGTCCCTGTTGTCACATGGACATTGGGCTGCAGGAACACAGGAGGAGCAGAGGCTCCTGAGGCCTCACGCCAGTTGCAACGAAGCCAATCATAGATCTCGCCCTAGAGCAGCAGGAGGGATAAACTAACCTGGAAGGGGTAAACCTCGAAGCCAAAAGGACATAGCATGTCCTCGATCTTCTGCTTCAGCTCTGCGACTTTCGGCTCCATAGCGCTCGTTACACGCTGAGCTTGCCGGGGAATGAAGTCTCAAGGACAATTGGGCCGTTACGTTTTGAGTCAACTTCGACTCCATTTCCCAGGTAGGAAACGGGTAAAATAGCGGGACAGTATTGGCTATGCGCGATGCATCTTGGGATGCGTAGTTTGTTCGATCCCTGGAGACAGCTACACGGAATCAGGAAGACTCAGTTTCCCGGCAAGCTACACGGTGGGGGTGTGCATGTACGTGTCTCTTCCAGGGAAAGGTAGTTCCGCCGCCTCCATCGCCGGTTGTGTTTGCGAGAGGCGAACTCAGTTTCCCAGGTGGCGCAGCGGCAGCCAGTCCAAAGTCGGACTTTCAAAACCAACCCGAAGTTTTGAACCCGGCGGCGGCAGTTGTCACTGGCACAGGTTTGGCGTGGCGGCGCCAGTGtactgcttctggggaggtctcgaCCAGGTTCTGGCACCTTCAACCCCCACCTGATATCTGCGTATCATCAGGGTATCCCGCTTTCCCCCCAGTTCCCCAAGAGCGTCCTTCCTTTCCCTAGTCCCACGATCGCAGTTTTGGTCTGATAGTGCATCCCCCTACTCCAAGTTGCATCCCCACTACCCTCTTTCCATCTAACGTGGTGGCCTTTCCTGGGCTGTACCTTGGGTATCCCCCGCTGAGAGAGTAAGCACAAGGCACCAGGGAGCCAGACCCCTGCCGCTCCCCTGCCACAGGATATGAGTAGGAGCCTCAGCTGGTTTGAGCAGCTGGATGTGCTTCTCAACACTACTGATGGAAATGTGGCCCGGATTAAGGTGAGGGGTTGGTGGAAGTCCCCAGTTTGCGTGGGCACGCTAAGGGACTCTCAGAGCTCATTGACCTGTGCAACTGTTTCTTTTGTAGCAGTGGCTGTATCCTCTTGGGGTCTCCAACTCAGGTAAATAATGTCTCTTTCTACTTCCAAgccctttctctttctgtgccttccTCCAGGGCCTGTATCATCCATTACTCCTTCCAAATTCCAACTCTGTCCTTTCCTTAACTCTGTTTCCCCACACAGACCCTGCACTTAACCCTTCCTTATTCCCTCAGCTGGGGACCTGGCTGGGACCTGGATTTCCTCTCATCACTTGCCTCTGCAGTCAGGAGTCCAAGCTCAACAGCCTTGGGCTTTAGAGACTCCCACAGTCCTACAAAGACTGAGCTGCCCTGAGTCCTAGAGCCCATCCTCTCTCTGGGATGAGGTTACTATTCTCTGATCCTAGCTTCAATCTCAGGCTCAGATGAGGCTTGGAATCCTTGGTGTGTATATGTGATGTTTGTGTGAGATGAGGATATTAGGGATTGGGAAAAGCTGTTATACAGTAGCTCATATGTTTTTTTCTGCCTGGGTAGGTGACTGAGGCCCTAAGGCAGGCAGTGCAGGGCCTGCTAGAAGAGTGAGAGCAGCAGAAGTACCAGCTCAGTATCTTGGAATGTATCTGGCCAGTTATTTTCTTCATACACACAGCTTCATACGTATGCACACAATTTTGCCACACACCtgttgtgtgtgcacatgtgtcttGTTTTGCAAGTAGAGTATCTAGGGTCTTGTGAAACTCTTAGAGAGGATGATCCCTAACTTGTCCCACTACAGCATCACTAAGGTTGCTGCAGGGGGCCCCAAAGGGGAGGGCTCTTCTCCTGGAGCAATGCCGGGAGGAGCTGAGAAGGTAACTGCAGGGCCTTCGGAGCCAGGTGTGGGAGAAAGCCCAAGCCCAGATGCAAACAGGACCAGGAGAATGCAGTACTACCAATGGCCTTCCTCAGGAGCTGCAGACTGAGTAAGTGATAGGCAAAACCTTGCCTTCTTGAGGCCTTTGAACTTTTGGCATTCTGGGAGGCTGGTGGCCTTCTTACTCTGGATTTGTTGATTGACTCTAGAATAGCACTGCTGTCACTCCTACAGTGCTGTGGGAGGAGTCAGAAATTATGCAGAAGGAATTGAAGTTGCTGCAGTACCAGTTGAGTAAGTAAAAGGTTGGGGGTGAATATGTGTTTCCTTGTCCGCTTTTCTGGAaagtcttcttcttcttcttttttttttttttttatgagatggagtcttgctctgttgcccaggctcactctgttgcccaggctctgttgcaatggcgcaatcttggctcactgcaacctctgcctcccgggttcaaacgattcttctgcttcagcctcctgagtagctgggattacaggtgcccgccaccacgcccggctactttttttcgtatttttagtagagatggggtttcaccatgttggtcaggctggtctcgaactcctgacctcaaatgatccgcctgccttagcctcccaaagtgctagtattacaggtgtgggccaccgcacccggcctggaaaGTCTTCTTGCTCTCCCATTAAGTGGCCATGGCTCCAACTGCCTGAGCTACTGAGAAGTGTGGCCAAGTATTTTGTTGCACTCTTTGCCTCTCATGGTGTGAGTTTAGTCTTTTCAGTCAGCTTGGAAGCTTCCCAACGGCTGAGCCAGAATGTTTCTGTCTCAGTTTTCGGCAGCAGGCTGGTCACAGgcagggagggaaaaggaaagaagttggGGAACAGCCCCCTTACATTCTCTCTCATCTGCAGGCCAGCGCCAGCAACTGCTGCTGAAACTGATCTGGCTAAGGGATGACAGGCTCAGTTTGGCAGTTGGAAGGTAGGACTAGGTTCAGTCCTACCTTCTCCCTGCATATTTCTCTGTGGAGGacccttcctttctctgtctaTCCTGTTCTGCAGGGAGGCCAGGATACCCTCTCCTGCCCCTGTCTCGATTACTCTCTTCCCTGTGCTGACTCTCTCTCCAGAGCTCTTCTTCCTAACCCTTCTGCTCCCGGCCATGAGAAACTATCCTTGCCCACATGAGGGTTCCAAGTGTGCTGAAGAGGACAGTCATGGCGAGAGGTTTGGTTCCACCTGAGCCTATGATCTGGCAGATGTTGGAGCAGTTGCAAAGTGGCCAGGAAGGCAAGGGTCATACCCTGGAGGCTGCCAGGACAGAGGACCAAGATGCCTGGAGGGAACACAACCTCCTCAGGTCAGGGGGTGTGGGTGCTGTGCCAGTGGAGGGGAATTGTCTCACAGGTCAGACACTGGGGACCAAAGTTCAGCTATCCTAGATTTGGTGTGGGCTGCTGGGGGCAGTATGAGTATCTGGTTGTAGCCCATAAGGGCATTCTTTACTTGATATAGAGTCACTGAGGTACCTTTATATGTTTGGATGTTAAAGAAGGAGGAGAGATTggcagggctcagtggctcacgcctataatcccagcactttgggaggccgaggtgggcagatcacctgaggtcaggagttcaagaccagcctggctaacatggtgaaaccctgtgtctacaaaaattagccgggcatgatggcgggtgcctgtaatcccagctactcgggaggctgaggtgggagaattgcttgaacccaggagttggaggttgcagtgagccgagatcatgccattgcactccagcttgggtgacagagtgagaccccatctcaaaaacaaaacaaaacaaaacaaaaaaagagggaagagacCAGAGTCCTAGCCTC
This DNA window, taken from Macaca mulatta isolate MMU2019108-1 chromosome 1, T2T-MMU8v2.0, whole genome shotgun sequence, encodes the following:
- the CCDC163 gene encoding transmembrane protein CCDC163 isoform X3, with the protein product MYVSLPGKGSSAASIAGCVCERRTQFPRWRSGSQSKVGLSKPTRSFEPGGGSCHWHRFGVAAPVYCFWGGLDQQWLYPLGVSNSALNAVFWTVTVAGNFYGSQIPRGAPFLYWSPEAFSSMPRVLSKRAYSFGAPRCS
- the CCDC163 gene encoding transmembrane protein CCDC163 isoform X1, giving the protein MYVSLPGKGSSAASIAGCVCERRTQFPRWRSGSQSKVGLSKPTRSFEPGGGSCHWHSSGCILLGSPTQMLEQLQSGQEGKGHTLEAARTEDQDAWREHNLLRTSIHVLQSKLPLATTFTMSVSSSSFECSLLDSNSSWELLWKPDPQRSTLSILEPRSFQLHAQSLKQEGLFLWGPKMLVNDL